One genomic window of Quercus lobata isolate SW786 chromosome 9, ValleyOak3.0 Primary Assembly, whole genome shotgun sequence includes the following:
- the LOC115962125 gene encoding uncharacterized protein LOC115962125 isoform X1, producing the protein MDFPVLSQSNSLRCPSDFLEKPKPYFPIRRRSTPLWSTTNHTPPSLPALSKTTSIKCTVKETQNQEPFQSENGRKGWIHFVGIGGCGLSALAMLALKQGFEVSGSDVKWSSYMDSLQEAGARLHIGHSVLNLKRSDGSRLPNAIVVSSAIPQDNVEILRAKSAGVPVHKRDYWLGRLTECYKLIAVSGSHGKSTTASMLAYVLKAMGDDLTAVIGAHVPQFPEGNIISGGGQNFVLEADEYDGCFLGLSPYIAVVTNLDWEHVDIFQDKEAVKSTFRRFLNLIKVGGHLIIYGDSPDTRSLLNHRRQATGSEYSSGVMPAPNLELFDEHYRITTYGISSLNDWHASSIHPNCHGGSDYTLFHREFPEVDISLQIPGVHNVLNSLAVIATVMALFSDRMQNYELISHVRLHLKSFNGVSRRFEMIGTICGCHIYDDYAHHPTEICAVLQAARQRFPFKAIWVVFQPHSYSRLAALKDEFATALSDADHVVVTEVYAARDKGFWDVSGSDLAASINGPPCEYISSLDAVVDKLVFQISKDLHRQIVVLTLGSGDITTVGPKVLHRLQQQY; encoded by the exons ATGGATTTTCCGGTACTATCTCAGTCCAACTCCCTTCGTTGTCCATCAGATTTTCTCGAGAAGCCGAAGCCCTACTTTCCAATACGTCGCAGAAGTACTCCTCTCTGGTCCACAACCAATCACACTCCACCATCTCTCCCTGCCTTGAGTAAAACCACTAGCATAAAATGTACGGTCAAGGAAACTCAAAATCAAGAACCGTTTCAATCGGAAAATGGTCGAAAGGGTTGGATTCACTTTGTAGGTATTGGAGGTTGTGGATTGTCTGCACTGGCAATGCTTGCTCTCAAACAA GGTTTTGAGGTTAGTGGCTCAGATGTTAAATGGAGCAGCTACATGGACAGCCTACAAGAGGCTGGTGCACGTTTGCATATTGGTCATTcggttttgaatttgaaacgGAGTGATGGGTCAAGATTACCTAATGCGATTGTTGTTTCAAGTGCTATTCCTCAAGACAATGTGGAGATTTTGCGTGCAAAGTCTGCTGGAGTGCCTGT ACACAAACGGGATTATTGGCTGGGAAGGCTAACGGAGTGCTACAAGCTTATTGCTGTTAGTGGTAGCCATG GCAAGAGTACAACAGCAAGTATGCTGGCTTATGTTTTGAAAGCAATGGGCGATGATCTTACAGCTGTAATTGGAGCACATGTCCCACAG TTTCCAGAAGGAAATATTATTTCAGGTGGTGGTCAAAATTTTGTGCTGGAG GCTGATGAATACGATGGCTGTTTCTTGGGATTATCACCTTACATAGCTGTAGTAACCAATCTGGACTGGGAGCATGTTGATATCTTTCAAGATAAG GAGGCAGTTAAATCTACTTTCAGGAGGTTCCTCAATCTAATCAAGGTGGGTGGACATCTCATAATATATGGGGACAG TCCAGATACGCGTTCTTTGCTAAATCACAGGAGACAAGCGACTGGATCAGAGTATTCCAGTGGTGTGATGCCGGCTCCAAACTTGGAGCTATTTGATGAGCATTACAGAATAACTACTTATGGAATCTCAAGTCTTAATGATTGGCATGCATCCTCAATTCACCCCAACTGTCATGGTGGCAGTGATTACACACTG TTCCATCGGGAGTTTCCAGAGGTAGATATCAGTCTTCAGATTCCTGGAGTTCATAATGTCCTCAATTCATTAGCA GTTATTGCTACAGTGATGGCACTTTTTAGTGACAGAATGCAAAATTATGAGCTAATCAGTCACGTAAGACTACACTTGAAAAGTTTCAATGGTGTTTCCAGACGTTTTGAGATGATTGGTACAATTTGTGGATGCCATATATATGATGATTATGCACACCATCCAACAGAAATCTGTGCAGTTCTTCAAGCAGCACGTCAAAGGTTCCCATTCAAGGCTATATGGGTGGTATTCCAACCTCATTCTTACAG TCGTCTAGCAGCATTGAAAGATGAATTTGCCACTGCACTCAGTGATGCAGATCATGTTGTGGTTACAGAG GTTTATGCTGCCAGAGACAAAGGTTTTTGGGATGTTAGTGGAAGTGATTTAGCTGCTTCTATTAATGGCCCACCATGTGAATATATCTCTTCTCTG GATGCTGTAGTTGATAAGTTGGTGTTTCAGATATCCAAGGACCTTCATCGCCAAATTGTTGTTTTGACCCTTGGATCAG GTGATATTACTACTGTAGGCCCCAAAGTGCTTCATAGGTTGCAACAGCAATACTAG
- the LOC115962125 gene encoding uncharacterized protein LOC115962125 isoform X2 has translation MDFPVLSQSNSLRCPSDFLEKPKPYFPIRRRSTPLWSTTNHTPPSLPALSKTTSIKCTVKETQNQEPFQSENGRKGWIHFVGIGGCGLSALAMLALKQGFEVSGSDVKWSSYMDSLQEAGARLHIGHSVLNLKRSDGSRLPNAIVVSSAIPQDNVEILRAKSAGVPVHKRDYWLGRLTECYKLIAVSGSHGKSTTASMLAYVLKAMGDDLTAVIGAHVPQFPEGNIISGGGQNFVLEADEYDGCFLGLSPYIAVVTNLDWEHVDIFQDKEAVKSTFRRFLNLIKVHNSPDTRSLLNHRRQATGSEYSSGVMPAPNLELFDEHYRITTYGISSLNDWHASSIHPNCHGGSDYTLFHREFPEVDISLQIPGVHNVLNSLAVIATVMALFSDRMQNYELISHVRLHLKSFNGVSRRFEMIGTICGCHIYDDYAHHPTEICAVLQAARQRFPFKAIWVVFQPHSYSRLAALKDEFATALSDADHVVVTEVYAARDKGFWDVSGSDLAASINGPPCEYISSLDAVVDKLVFQISKDLHRQIVVLTLGSGDITTVGPKVLHRLQQQY, from the exons ATGGATTTTCCGGTACTATCTCAGTCCAACTCCCTTCGTTGTCCATCAGATTTTCTCGAGAAGCCGAAGCCCTACTTTCCAATACGTCGCAGAAGTACTCCTCTCTGGTCCACAACCAATCACACTCCACCATCTCTCCCTGCCTTGAGTAAAACCACTAGCATAAAATGTACGGTCAAGGAAACTCAAAATCAAGAACCGTTTCAATCGGAAAATGGTCGAAAGGGTTGGATTCACTTTGTAGGTATTGGAGGTTGTGGATTGTCTGCACTGGCAATGCTTGCTCTCAAACAA GGTTTTGAGGTTAGTGGCTCAGATGTTAAATGGAGCAGCTACATGGACAGCCTACAAGAGGCTGGTGCACGTTTGCATATTGGTCATTcggttttgaatttgaaacgGAGTGATGGGTCAAGATTACCTAATGCGATTGTTGTTTCAAGTGCTATTCCTCAAGACAATGTGGAGATTTTGCGTGCAAAGTCTGCTGGAGTGCCTGT ACACAAACGGGATTATTGGCTGGGAAGGCTAACGGAGTGCTACAAGCTTATTGCTGTTAGTGGTAGCCATG GCAAGAGTACAACAGCAAGTATGCTGGCTTATGTTTTGAAAGCAATGGGCGATGATCTTACAGCTGTAATTGGAGCACATGTCCCACAG TTTCCAGAAGGAAATATTATTTCAGGTGGTGGTCAAAATTTTGTGCTGGAG GCTGATGAATACGATGGCTGTTTCTTGGGATTATCACCTTACATAGCTGTAGTAACCAATCTGGACTGGGAGCATGTTGATATCTTTCAAGATAAG GAGGCAGTTAAATCTACTTTCAGGAGGTTCCTCAATCTAATCAAG GTACACAACAGTCCAGATACGCGTTCTTTGCTAAATCACAGGAGACAAGCGACTGGATCAGAGTATTCCAGTGGTGTGATGCCGGCTCCAAACTTGGAGCTATTTGATGAGCATTACAGAATAACTACTTATGGAATCTCAAGTCTTAATGATTGGCATGCATCCTCAATTCACCCCAACTGTCATGGTGGCAGTGATTACACACTG TTCCATCGGGAGTTTCCAGAGGTAGATATCAGTCTTCAGATTCCTGGAGTTCATAATGTCCTCAATTCATTAGCA GTTATTGCTACAGTGATGGCACTTTTTAGTGACAGAATGCAAAATTATGAGCTAATCAGTCACGTAAGACTACACTTGAAAAGTTTCAATGGTGTTTCCAGACGTTTTGAGATGATTGGTACAATTTGTGGATGCCATATATATGATGATTATGCACACCATCCAACAGAAATCTGTGCAGTTCTTCAAGCAGCACGTCAAAGGTTCCCATTCAAGGCTATATGGGTGGTATTCCAACCTCATTCTTACAG TCGTCTAGCAGCATTGAAAGATGAATTTGCCACTGCACTCAGTGATGCAGATCATGTTGTGGTTACAGAG GTTTATGCTGCCAGAGACAAAGGTTTTTGGGATGTTAGTGGAAGTGATTTAGCTGCTTCTATTAATGGCCCACCATGTGAATATATCTCTTCTCTG GATGCTGTAGTTGATAAGTTGGTGTTTCAGATATCCAAGGACCTTCATCGCCAAATTGTTGTTTTGACCCTTGGATCAG GTGATATTACTACTGTAGGCCCCAAAGTGCTTCATAGGTTGCAACAGCAATACTAG
- the LOC115959936 gene encoding arginine biosynthesis bifunctional protein ArgJ, chloroplastic-like encodes MYHLCAPTHYVSFKLLQPPLSAPKSQREFKILATANDASNANYIPKAPIFLPQGPWNQIPGGVTAAEGFKAAGMYGGLRAKGEKPDLALVTCDVDAISAGAFTTNVVAAAPVLYCKKALDISKTARAVLINAGQANAATGDAGYQDAIECANALAELLQMRPEEVFIESTGVIGHRIKKEALLNSLPKLVASLSSSTEGADSAAVAITTTDLVSKSIAVESQVGGRTVRVGGMAKGSGMIHPNMATLLGVITTDALVTSDAWRKMVQIAVNRSFNQITVDGDTSTNDTVIALASGLSGSTRIASIDSYEALELQACLDAVMQGLAKAIAWDGEGATCLIEVSVTGAGSEAEAAKIARSVASSSLVKAAVYGRDPNWGRIAAAAGYAGISFHQNKLRVLLGNILLMDAGEPQPFDRAAASNYLRKAGETHSTVEILLSVGDGLGSGQAWGCDLSYDYVKINAEYTT; translated from the exons ATGTATCATCTCTGTGCTCCTACTCACTATGTCTCCTTCAAACTACTTCAACCACCACTAAGTGCTCCAAAG TCTCAGAGGGAATTCAAAATACTCGCCACTGCGAATGACGCCTCCAACGCCAATTACATTCCTAAGGCTCCCATTTTTCTCCCCCAAGGCCCATGGAACCAG ATTCCTGGGGGAGTCACTGCTGCCGAGGGGTTCAAAGCTGCTGGTATGTATGGCGGTTTGCGTGCTAAAGGCGAGAAACCTGATCTTGCACTTGTCACTTGTGATGTCGACGCCATATCTGCAG GGGCGTTTACTACGAATGTGGTTGCTGCTGCACCAGTGTTGTATTGCAAGAAGGCGTTGGACATTTCAAAAACG GCACGTGCAGTGTTAATAAATGCTGGCCAAGCCAATGCAGCAACG GGTGATGCAGGATATCAGGATGCGATAGAATGTGCCAATGCGCTTGCTGAG CTACTTCAAATGAGACCGGAGGAAGTGTTTATTGAATCCACAGGCGTTATTGGTCATAGAATAAAGAAG GAAGCACTTTTAAATTCACTTCCAAAACTAGTTGCTTCACTGTCATCATCAACTGAGGG GGCAGATTCTGCAGCAGTGGCAATCACGACGACTGACCTTGTTAGTAAGAGCATAGCAGTTGAGTCTCAG GTTGGAGGGAGAACAGTAAGAGTTGGGGGAATGGCAAAAGGTTCTGGGATGATCCACCCAAATATGGCTACCCTGCTTGGT GTAATAACAACTGATGCCCTGGTCACAAGTGATGCTTGGAGAAAGATGGTGCAGATTGCTGTAAACAGAAGTTTCAATCAAATAACT GTAGATGGAGATACTAGTACCAATGATACTGTTATTGCGTTGGCTAGTGGCTTATCTGGATCAACCAGGATAGCTTCAATAGACAGTTATGAGGCATTGGAACTCCAAGCATGCCTTGATGCA GTAATGCAAGGTCTTGCCAAAGCAATAGCATGGGATGGAGAAGGAGCAACATGCCTAATAGAG GTGTCTGTGACAGGTGCAGGCAGTGAGGCTGAAGCAGCAAAGATTGCACGCTCGGTGgcatcttcttcacttgttaAG GCTGCTGTATACGGCAGAGATCCAAATTGGGGGCGCATTGCTGCTGCTGCAGGTTATGCAGGGATTTCTTTCCACCAAAACAAGCTTCGAGTATTGCTAGGGAACATTTTGCTCATGGATGCTGGGGAACCACAACCGTTTGACCG AGCTGCAGCAAGTAACTATCTGAGGAAGGCTGGTGAAACCCACAGTACGGTTGAAATTCTTTTATCAGTTG GTGATGGCTTGGGAAGCGGGCAAGCATGGGGATGTGATTTAAGTTATGATTATGTCAAAATAAACGCAGAATACACAACATAG
- the LOC115959937 gene encoding putative septum site-determining protein minD homolog, chloroplastic gives MLSLHNPFPTTPKPSLNLNSSTPPFSTTFKPHFPNTLKPPKPHKPHFATRTQSLLQYNRKPQLAGETPRVVVITSGKGGVGKTTTTANVGLSLARLGFSVVAIDADVGLRNLDLLLGLENRVNYTVVEVLNGDCRLDQALVRDKRWSNFELLCISKPRSKLPIGFGGKALVWLVDALKSRQEGSPDFIIIDCPAGIDAGFITAITPANEAVLVTTPDITSLRDADRVTGLLECDGIRDIKMIVNRVRTDMIKGEDMMSVLDVQEMLGLSLLGVIPEDSEVIRSTNRGYPLVLNKPPTLAGLAFEQAAWRLVEQDSMKAVMMEEEPKKRGFFSFFGG, from the coding sequence ATGCTTTCTCTCCACAACCCATTTCCCACAACCCCCAAACCCTCCTTAAACCTCAACAGCTCCACCCCACCTTTCTCCACCACATTCAAACCCCATTTCCCAAACACCCTAAAACCCCCAAAACCCCACAAGCCCCACTTCGCAACCAGAACCCAGTCACTCCTCCAATACAACAGGAAGCCCCAATTGGCCGGAGAGACCCCGCGTGTCGTTGTCATCACCTCCGGCAAAGGCGGCGTAGGCAagaccaccaccaccgccaatGTCGGCCTCTCCCTCGCCCGCCTCGGCTTCTCCGTCGTCGCCATAGACGCCGACGTCGGCCTCCGCAACCTCGACCTCCTCCTCGGCCTCGAAAACCGCGTCAACTACACCGTCGTCGAGGTCCTCAACGGCGATTGCCGCCTCGACCAAGCTCTAGTCCGCGACAAGCGCTGGTCCAACTTCGAACTCCTCTGCATTTCGAAACCCAGATCCAAATTGCCAATTGGGTTCGGCGGGAAAGCCCTGGTTTGGCTCGTCGACGCGTTGAAATCTCGCCAAGAGGGTTCCCCTGATTTCATCATCATCGATTGTCCGGCTGGAATCGATGCCGGGTTCATCACCGCCATTACTCCGGCCAATGAGGCCGTCCTCGTCACCACGCCGGACATCACGAGCTTGCGAGATGCAGATAGGGTCACGGGGTTGTTGGAATGTGATGGAATTAGAGACATTAAGATGATTGTGAATCGGGTTCGGACTGATATGATCAAAGGCGAGGACATGATGTCTGTGCTTGATGTGCAAGAAATGTTGGGTTTGTCTTTGTTGGGTGTGATTCCTGAGGACTCGGAAGTTATAAGAAGTACCAATAGAGGGTACCCTCTTGTGTTGAATAAGCCACCCACATTGGCCGGGTTGGCTTTCGAGCAAGCTGCTTGGCGGCTTGTTGAGCAGGATAGTATGAAGGCTGTGATGATGGAGGAGGAACCCAAAAAGCGCGGGTTCTTCTCGTTTTTCGGAGGATAA